Below is a window of Thermogemmata fonticola DNA.
GGAGCTTTTACCGGGTATGCGGTGGAAGTCGATCAGAACCACTCTGCCCTGCGGCTTGAGGGCCTTATGGATGGCCGTCATCATCCGGAACGGATACTCGAAGTGGTGGTAGGTGTCGCAGATGAAGACCAAATCGACACTGTTCGATGGCAGATTTGGAGAAACGTCGCTTCCCTGTACAGTGATGACATTGCGTAGCCCCGCCTCACGGCACGTCCGTTCTATGTAAGCGAGGAATTTCTCGGAAATATCCACCGCGTACACCTTCCCCTCCGGTCCGACCTCTTGGGCAAAAAGGCGAGTGAACAAGCCTGTACCGGCCCCGATGTCGGCCACAATCATCCCGGCCCGGAGTCCACACACACCGACAATTTTCTGCCGCTGCTGGTAAATCTCCCGGCTTTCACCTTCAAAGGTTTTCAGATATTTGTTGATGTCCGGGTTCTTGAAAGCGTCGTTGATCCCCGGTTTGACGCTTTTCTCCTGGGCATACAGGGAAACACGCAGGGGGACAGCACCCACCAGCGTCAGGCCCAACATGACACTAGCTAGCGCGGCTGCTCCCAGCAGGCGATAGAATCCCGGCATTTGTACTTCCTCCACGAAGGTGTGAAGACCCTGGTATCTACTGGGGCTTAGGTTAGCGGGATTGGACAAGGAATTCGAGCAGATCGGCAGCCTGCTGCGGAGTGAGGTTGGCCAGCAGACCGTCAGGCATCAGGGAAAGACGCGACGGCGTGACAGAGACCACCTCCTGGCTCCGGAAGCGATGTTCCTTGTTGTCCGCATCGCGCAGGACGAGGACTTGCGAGCTCCGTTGCACGAGCAAACCAGTCAGTTGCCGCTCGTCTTCGGTACGCACCAGGTATACCGCATAACGGGGGTCGATCTCCCGCGAGGGTTCCAGCAGGCTTGTGAGTAGTTCGGTACGGGTGCGCTGGCGGCCGATGTGGGTCAATTCCGGCCCCAAATCATTCCCTTGGCCGCTGTGTTTGTGACAATTGAGGCATTTCAGTTCGCTGCTGCGGAAGAGCACTTGTCCCCTTTGGGGATCGCCTGGAAGCGTCAGGATAGCCTGGGGTTTGGGGTTTGGCCCTAGCTTGCGGCCTTGCGGGTCGGGGGGAAAGTATCCCTCGAACAGATCGCGCATTGGTCCGGGTTCCAAGCGTTGGGCAGAGGTGAGGAGCCGTTGCCATTCCTCTGGGGTATGCGGCCCTCGGAGCAGTCGCAGGACAGCGGGGAAGTGGCGGAGTTTGCGGTCCAAGTCGTTCCAGTCGCGGTCGGGAGTCAAGGGGGGATGCTGGCCAAGGCTGCAAATCCAGTCGCTGAGCAATTCTATGGCAGCACGATCGGGCCATTCCGAACCCCAGTGCGGCATGCGGCCCCGGCCGAACTTGGCTACCCGATAAAGTAGCACGCTGCGGCCTGGTTCGCCGGGCGCCAGCAAGCGGGCATTGGCGAGTCCAAAATCTCCTTGCCGCGGACGTTCGTTGTAAATCCCCGTTTGGGACAGCGGCTTGGACAGCTCCAGTTCCAGGACCACCTGGCCGCCCCCGCCGCCAAAGCGATGGCAGTGCGCACAATTGACGTGCAGATAGCTGCGGGCCCGCCGCTCCAGGGACTGTCGGGCGTCGTAAGGATTGACCAATGCGGGCAGCCGACTGGCGGCCTGCTCCTCAAGGGGCGGCAAGGGGCGATTTTGGGCATCGACCCGTCGGATCAAACCCAGCCGCTGGAAGGCCAGCAGTTGGTTCCCTGAAGCGTTCGCCTTTGTGCAGCCCGGTCCGTTGAGCTGAGCCAGGTTGAACGCCAGAGTGAACTCCGCCCAGACATTATGGCAGGCCAGGCATTGGGCACGGCTCGGTACTTGCCAAAGCCAGTGGCGCCGGCCGCCCAGCACTTGGGCATCCGAAACAGCGAATATCCGTTCCAGTCCCTCCGCGGGGACCAAGTCCGCATCACTCTGGTCATCGCGCCACCAGTAGCTGTAACCGCGCCAGTCTTCCCCATCGTGATGGAGGATTTGCGTCTCGATCCGCTTACGTCCTTGGTCAGTTCGGATCGAGAGGGTTTTGACCAGTACGGCATCGGGGGGAAACTGCAAGTGGAAATTATGCCAATAGACCTGGCCGGGGAGAGGCCGCGGCTGCTCGAATTGCGTGACGAAGGTCAGGCCGGGTAAGGCGATATGCCATTCGGCTTCCGCTCCATCGAGCCATTGCCGGGCATTGGGAGCAAAGGAAAAGACACCAGGGGCGAGGCGATATTCCCGCACATTCTCGAATAGCCCCGTAGCACTTAGAGTGGTAGGAAACTGCTCGTTGGCGGCCGGAGCAGTATTGCGTTCCAGGGTGTATAAGTAACCGGTGTCGTAGTCGAGAAAATACAACTCCCCGGCGGCATCCTCGCCAAAGGCCACCACCCGCACGGAGGGCTTGACCAACTCCGGCATGTCACGGACCCGGCCGTCCGCTATGCGAGCGGCCCAAATACGCCGCGTCTCCCAATCGCCGAAAATATAAGCCCCTTCCAACTCCGGAAACTTCTGGCCGCGATAGACATAGCCTCCCGTCACACTCGCTGCGATCGTATGGGGCAGCTCAATGAGCGGCGGGCGAATAGGAGTCGGACCGACTTTCTGATCCGGTTTGATCGGCTGCCGGCCCTCGACGATGCTCCAGCCGTAGTTCCCCCCTTTCTCCACTTTGTGGACCATCTCCCACAATTCCCAGCCCACATCCCCGACCCACAGCTCCCCCGTTTGGCGATCGAAGCTCATCCGCCAGGGATTGCGGAAACCGTAGGCCCAAATCTCGCCGCGGATACCGGCTTGACCTACAAAGGGGTTGTCCGGGGGAATGGCATAAGGGCGTCCTTCTTGGCGGCGATCCACATCGATGCGCAGAATCGACGAGAGGAGATCGGAACAGTCTTGGCCCGTGTTGAGCGGGTCAGGGGGATTCGGACCGGCAGCATCACCCGTGGAGATGTAAAGCATGCCATCGGGACCAAAATGCAAATCCCCGCCATTGTGACCGCCGCCGACAAAGGTCAAAATAACTTCCTCGCTGGACGGATCGATGCGGGGCGGATCAGTATCCAGCATGCGGAAACGGCTGACACGGGTGCCATCGGGGAAGCGTTCCCCTTCAGGTTTCTTCGGCACCAGGGTGTAGCAGACGAAACAGAGGCGGTTGCGAGCGAAGTGCGGATGAAACGCCAGACCGTAGAGCAGGCCGATACCGGCGGCACGCTCGTCCGGCCGTAATTGTCCCTTGGCCCAAGCCGACCGCAGGTCCAGCACCAGGTCTTTGCGCGGTTCTCCGTTGCCTTCTGCTGGCCAGGTTACAGCATAGATGGCTCCCCCTTCCTCGCCAACATACAGGCGTTTCTCGGCCAGCGGTGTCCGAGCAATCAGCAGGGGCTTACGAAACTGCAACTGGCGGCCGATGCGAACGGGACGATACGGCGGCGGCGGGTCCGGCGAGCCTTTGATCCGGGAAGTGGTCCATCCAGGACCTTTGCGGGGGACAATCGTCGATTCCTTGGGAGATTCTGTTCCGGACGATTCCTGCTCAACCTGGTGCGATCCCCAAGCCAATGACTGACCGAATACGGTAGGGTGAGGGTTCCTCGGTCCGGTGGGGAGGGCAGGAACGCTCAGGCCCATCGCCACAACCCCAGCTATCACGAGGATGACCCATCGCCAACCCCTTGGACCTATTCCGGGGGAACACACACTTCTGGGGCTTTCCGTCGCTGTCATGCTGGATTTCCCTTGCCTTGCCTCGGTTTGTCAAAAGTGGAACAGATGCCAGGCCGTGAGGCGGCTGTTCCCTCAAGGGGGAGTTCCAGACTCCTCAGCAGACCACACGGAACCCGCGATCTCTGGGATGGCACTGCCAGAGCAGAGGGCGCGATCCGAGCAGGTGGCACTGCTCTGGTAGGTAGCACTGCTCTATAGTAGTTGATGCGAGGCTGGTTGTAACAGCACTCTTCCCGTTTTCCGATCGAATGAAGGCTCAGTGCGAGGGGGGGGACTCGAACCCCCACGGCCGTTTTGGGGCCACTGGATCCTAAGTCCAGTGCGTCTGCCAGTTCCGCCACCCTCGCTACTACGTTGCGAGAACCTACCAGTAATTTATGAACCGCGGTCCTCTCCCGACAAATAAGGGGCACTCCTCCATACCTGATACAGGTTGTGTATTTTGGATGTTGGTTTCCTTGGCCAACCTGGGCTTCTCTGGACGACTCAGAAGTTACAGGGTACCCCTCTTTCAGGAGTTGCAGGGTAATGCCCCTACGGAGTCAGGCACCGTACCAACCAATCCGCGATCACTTCCGCTGAACTACGGTCGGACTGCACTACAAACCGGGCAGGGAAATCGGGCTTCGATGCCGGGCGCTGTTTTGCTAGCGGAGACAAGAGGCTGTCCAACTCCTTTTGACTGTGTGCCTGGTTTCGGCTGTTGACCAAGGCTTCGAGACGCAAGGCTCGCGCTCGACTGAGCAGCGCCAAAGCTGGGGTGTCTCGGTCGGTTCCTTCAGATTCCCTTCTCAAAAGACCCGGACGGATAGCGGCGAGCGGCAGATAAACAAAGGGTGATTCCAAGACGGAACGATAGGTGGCCAGGTCTCCTGGAGCGTACACCGCTTCGACATCCGAGCAAACGCCGCTGAGCATCAGCGCTAGCCGCGGACCACTGGGGTCTGCGAAGGGGGGCAGTTGCGGCGCATCCCAAGGAACGGCGACCAACATGTCGGCAGGCTGGCATGGCGCCAGGTTCTCGCCCCAAAGAGCCAAGCGTTCGACCTTGCGGTTGAGCCTCAAGTCTGCGCCCACCGCTCGACGTAGCCAATGGTAAACCGCGAGCAAGTCGAATAAGCGAAACTCCTCCACGGCCATTCCGAGCATAAGGGCTGTAGCCGCATGGCTGGTGCTGGCGGAAGTTCGTCCCGGTGTTCGGCTGGTGGCCGTTTCGCCAGTGTCGCGAACATCCACCAGGCAGACGGCGATTCCGCGCTGCAACAAGCGAGCGACCCCGGCAGCTTTCTCTTTCAGGAAAGAAGCCTTCCCTTGTGAACAGACCACCAGCACGACATGACCCTGCCAGTCAGCCTGCGGTGGAGACAGGAACAAGACGGGGATCGGCATGCCGTCAAGATTGCGCAGCAAGACCCAGTGGGCAACGCCGCCCGGCCATGGCTGTTGGCGAACGACCTGGCTCGTTGGCACCGCCGAGACTGGCTGCTTGTGTTGCTGGCACCATCTTTGCCAGAGCACTTCAGCGTTCGGGAGGGGCTTATCGGAGGGCTGTCGCGGCTCTTGAAGTGCGGCATAGCGTGGAAGCCACTCTTCCCACGGTTGCGGTTGCAAGGTCTGCCGAGCTTGAGGCGTCCAGCAGGTCAGCTCGGCCGCTGAGTAGCGCTGCGTATTTTCAGCTTCAGGAGGTTTCAAACCAAACCAGGCCTCCAATGCTTGATAGACTCCTGCTTGCCGATGCACAGCGCCAATATGGGTGCAGTGGGTACTTTCCGGAGGTTTGCCAGTGAGCCGCCCCTTGCCCTGTGCGGAACGCAACTGTTTTTCCGCACCGTACCAATTCCAGATGCGTTGCAGTCGTTTCCAGACCGGGTCACGCTGGCGATCCCAGCTAAACTCGTGGGCATAACATAATCCCCGTGGCGCTATCGAACCGACAATCACCCAGGGCAAAAATCCATCCCCGGCCGAGCGGATTAGGTTCCGCGTGGATTCCCATGAGCCGCTGCCCGCATAAGGGAAACTCGCCTCCGCATCTTCCGGCAACGGATACGGGTCTTCCGGTTCTGGCCCGCCGAAGTTGAAGATGACCGCTGCCTTGATCCGCTCATCCACGGCGGCAGTTACGGCGGCTACATCACCCCCACCGGCCACGCTGCCGAGTATCCCAATCCGCTTCTCATCCACTCCCGCATGGTCCAAAAGCACGCTCACGCCGCAACGCAAATCATGCACCATCCAACCCATGAGCGTTTCGCCCAGTAGGTACAACTGCAGTGCCAGATTGTAGCGGAAATAATAGTCCTGGCGGCCGGGTCGAAATGGGCCGGGGAAACTCTTTTCGTCCACGAACGGATGAATACGCCGTTCGCCGTGACCGAGCAAATCCGGCACCAGCACCGCCGCTCCTGCCTTGGCCCACACAATCCCCATGTCTTGCAATTCGCCGTGCCATTTCGGCGTATGGTGGCTGTGAACCAAAATCAAACCAGCAGGCCGGCCTCGACGCTGCTGCGGCAGATAAAGGTTGGCACTGACCCAAAGCCCCGGCCGACTCTCGTATACCAACTTTTCGATGCGATAACCCTCGCCAGCGATCGTTCCGGTTACCACAGTGCGGCGCGGCTTAGGCGGCGCTTCGGGAATGTTTAGCCCTTGCCGCAGACGTTGCAGTTTTTGGAGGCGAAAGGCTTCCCATTCCTCCCGGCTTTGGAGGCGCTGCCATTCTTCGGAACTGCGACGATTGGCTTGCTGTAATTGCTCGGCTAGCCGGCGTGGCCACCCCTGCCGCAATGCTTGCCCCTCAGCGGACTTTTCCGGGTAAACGTCAGCCGTGAGCTGCCGTAACGCCTCTTGGACTTCTTCTCGTCGCTCTCCAGAGATGGTGACGCTGCACCATACCCCAAACCAGACGCAGCCGACCAGCCAGTAGCGGTGATACCACATACCTGACTTCTCCCTGGGTATGCCACAAGAGTGAACACCGAGCCAAACCAGGCGCGTGGGGATAAGAGGCCCCGCCGAGTACGTGCTTCGGAATACCTCGATTTATTTCAGTCTTCTGCACCCCTCGCTCGTACACCACCGGTCTGGCGGTGGGTTTCCACCCCCGCAAGCGGCGCACCAACGGCCTGCCCACGCGAAAGTTGTCAGGGTCGGAGTTATTCCTCGGCGTTCCCTTCCATGCTACAGAAGGAGGTGGTAAAATGAAGCGACAATCCCAAGGTTGCTGCATGGAACCGGGCTGCCTGATCAGTTCCGGAGTTGGATCTCTGCCACTGACACCGGCGGGAAGTCGGATCGATCGGCTCCGAGCGGCGGCCTGGGGTTGGTCTGTGGAGTGCGCATCATGCCTAGCCCGTTTCCCGGCATGGATCCCTACCTGGAAGACCCCAAACTTTGGCCAGAGTTCCAACACCAACTTGTGGCAGCTCTCTTTCAGATGCTTCTGCCCAATTTGTCCGACCGCTACCGAGCACGAATTGCCTGCCGGCAATACACGGCGGAGATTCCCCTGTTCACTTCCGTAATCCGCGAGAACCATCAGGAGGAATACCTGGAGATCCGCCAGCGAAGCAGTCAGCGGCTGATCACCCTGGTGGAGGTCGTCAGTCCTGCCAATCGCACCACCGCCGAGGGACGCCAAATCTACTTGAAACAGCGGCAGCAAGCGATCGCGGAAGGGGCAGCCACGGTGGAAATCTGCCTGGTACTGCAAGGCAAACCCACCCTCAGTTATCCCCGCGACGGCTTGCCGGACTTCGATTATGCCGTCTCGGTCACGCGCTCCGGCAGCCCCGAACGCTACGAAATCTACACCACCACGTTGCAAAAACGCCTCCCCAAATTCAAACTCCCCTTAGCTCCGGATGACCGCGATACCTTGCTCGATTTGCAAACCGCTTTCAGCCGCGCCTATGATCAGACCTTCCGGAATGCGATCGATTACTCCCGCCCTCCTCACCCGGATGTGCCTTTGAGCGATGAAAAACGCCGCTGGATCAACGATTGGTTGCGACAGCAGAATGTGCGCTAACTGTACGCCAGCTCCGCAGCCCTAACCGGAAGGCAGAAACCGGCCAGGATCAGGGCCTCAGCAAACGGAGACCTGGCCCGATAGCCCCAACAATGCGCCGTCCGCCAGCGAGCGACCCTACGAAGCACGGACAATCCGCCCTGGGGTGGATGCAGCCGCTGCGGGAATTCTGAAAAAGATATGCTCCCAAGAGAAACTCGCGGGAGATTTGGCCGTCTAACAGGGAAATCTTTTTGAGAGGGGGGAACATTCGCAGAATCAATGCACTATAGAGAAACAGACGTGAAATTGTTCTGAATCGATGATATGCTCAAACTACGGGAGCGACTCCTCCCTGGGGGGAACCTGGAGTAACCTAGGAATCGCTTTGTGTAGCCCACCCCGGCGGACCAGCCGGAGCCAACGCCCATGACTCAGGATATGTCCCAGCTCACCACGCTGGGGGATTATGAAATCCTCACCAAGATTGCTGAAGGCGGCATGGGAGCCGTGTACAAAGCACGTCATAGTCGCACAGGCGCCATTGTCGCCATCAAGGTGATTGCCAAGGATACGGCTCGCAATCCCGTTCTGCTCCAGCGTTTCAAACAGGAATTCGACGCCGCTCGCCTGATCGACCACCCCAACGTGGTCAAAGCGCTGGAATATCACGCCCAACCGCACCCCTATATCGTGATGGAATATGTGGATGGCGAGTCGGTAGGGCAGCGCCTGCAACGCCGCGGCGCCTTCGAGGAACAGGAAGCTATCCGCCTCATTGCCCAAGTATGCGAGGGACTGCAACGAGCCCACAAACAAGGATTGGTCCATCGGGACGTCAAACCGGACAACATTCTGATCACCCGCGAAGGACAGGCGAAGCTAACCGACTTGGGTCTGGTCAAGGATATAGAAGCTGACCTGAATCTGACGCGCACGGGGCGTGGCTTGGGCACTCCGCACTACATGGCGCCGGAGCAGTTCCGCAATGCGAAAAACGTGGACGTTCGCAGCGACATCTACTCGCTCGGAGCCACGCTTTACGCCATGGTCACCGGTGTCGTCCCCTTCGAGAACACCAACCCGCTGGACTGCTGGATGCGGAAAATCCGCAATGAGTTCCCCAGCCCCCGCGAATTGAATCCCAAGCTCTCCGAACGGGTGGACTGGGCGATCCGCCGGGCCATGAGTGCCGAACCGGAGCGCCGCCCCGCGAGTTGCCGGGAGTTCCTCGAAGACCTGACCGGCCAGAGCCGGGCCGCTTCCACCAGTCGGGCGGGCTTGTCTGGAAAACTCGCATCCAGTGCCGGTACTGACATGTGGTACATGGTGTACAAGGACGAGCAGGGAACCACGCACACGGTCAAAGGGACCACTGATGGCATTCGCCGGGCCTTGCAGGATCGCTTGCTGGGCGACCCCGCGAAGATTTTCGTCAGCCGCCAGAAGAGCGGGCCATTTACTCCTCTGGTCAACGTGACAGAGTTCCGGGATCTGGTGGTCAATCCGGCCCCCCTGGAGGATGCCCGGCGTTCGGGAGTCATTGGCCGCAGCAGTAGCGGTTCCGGCGTCCTTCCTCCCCCGGCTCTGCGCGCAGACTCTGATCCTGAAGCGGTCAACCTGGGCGGAACGCCTTCGCCGAGTCTGGCTCGCTCCAGCACCTTCCGCGGGTCGCCTTCCGGCAAACTCGTTTCCCCCTCCGGAAGACTGCCTCAAGTAGCCAGCGGCGGGCCAACCAGCGGACGCTTGCGTCCGGAACCTCTGGTCGACCCCCATGCCGAAACGATCGCGGTGACTCCCGCCACCGCCACACCGCCTGAAGAATCCCGCCTACCCGTACCAGCAAAGTCCGCCGCGAAAAAAACCTTACGTCCCAATCACCCCTCGCCCCCGCACCGCCAGGGGCAAACAACACAGTGGCAAACAACGCTCGGAATGGCTTTGCTGCTGCTGACTGTGGCCCTCCTCGCCGCTTTCATCGGCTACTTCATCTTCACCCGCTGAGGCCGCTCTGCGCCGACGGCACTGCTTGCTCGCTCCATCCACGCCACGCCGGGGATACGCTCATGCAGATGGCAGCTAGCATTGCGGGGTATCTCGTATGAGAGCCACGTATGCGAGCCACAGTTGGAATGCTGTCACTGCTTCGCAGGCTCCAGAAGTTGCAAGTCCCGCGCTTCGGTCACCTCGAGCTGGGGACTGTTCCGGTTCAACCGCACCGTCCCGGTCGCCCGGATTGTCTTATTCAGGAATGTCTCCGCAGACGCTTTGGACCAGGGACCCATCTGGGCGGAGGGTGTTAGAACCACCGCGAAGTTGTCGAGAGCGCGGAAATCAGTCGTTGAGTTGAGATAGAGATTGGTCTTACCGCCGACAGAACGGACCACGAATTGCACAGTGACCCGCTCCCCGATGCGGCGGCTGGCTTGCTCCGGTGACAGTACACCGGCAGGTAACGACGGCGAAGACGTTCCCGACCCTTTGCGACGAAGCAAACTCAGGCGCAGTTTCACACCCGCAAGGGCATCCCCCTCTACGTCACGCAACTGCACCAATATCTGCGGGTCAGGCTGTTTCCAATCCACCGCGATCCAACCGAAATGATCCCCATACGGCACCGCCGCCACTCGTTTGCTGTTGCGCTCCGGCGCCCGCCAGCTCTTCGACGCTTGATTGAAACCGCTCGCCGTGATGTCGTAGAGCGGATAGTGCAGAACCTGAGTATCCAGACTAATTTCTCCATGATGCCGGTCGCCGCTGAGGATCAAAACGCCTTCGGCTCCCGTCCGTCGCAATAGTTCGTACAACCGCTCGCGTTCCCGCGGGAAATTGGCCCACTTCTCAAAGGGATGCTCGTCGGCCAGCACTTGAATACTCGATACTAGCAGCCGCAGTTCCGCCGGTTGTTTCAATTGCTCTTCCAGCCAACGCCACTGTTCGCTCCCCAGCATGGTCGCGTCGGGGTCGGTATTGGGCAGATAGGGAACCAGACGCAGCCGGGGATCAAACACCCCTTTCTTCAGAGGACTGCGATGATAGCGCGTATCGAGCAAAATGACTTGGAGGCGCTGTCCCGGAGGTCCAAACACCTGAGCGTGATAGACTCCCTGGCGCTGCCGCCGCGGGTCAGCCGCGGGCACTCCATAAAAATCCAGCAGGGCCTGTTGGGCCTCGGCTTTATGCTTCCAGTCCGCCCCGGCATCGTTGATCCCATAGTCGTGATCATCCCAGGTTCCCAGCATCCGAGGACAAGCCGCCTTGAGTTTCTGAAACGCCGGCACACGCGCGAGCTGAGCGTACTTATCCCGAATCACCTGGGGAGTCACCTCGACCTTGCGGTCCAGGTCGGCATACATCGTGTCGCCGAGAAACAGCATCAATTCCGGCCGGGCTGCCGCGATGGTCTCGAAAATGGGCACAGGCTTGTCCTGATCCGAACAGGACCCGAAGGCGATGCGGCTGATCGACGGCGACTCTGGGGCCGCTGCTCCCAAGGGAAGCACCCAACCCGCCAAAATCCCCAACACCACAAGCCATCTCTTCCCCATCGGCCAAGCGTGACAAAACATCGCCAGCACTCCTCCTTATGGCAGGTGGAACCGTTCGTTCAATTCTCGTTTTTGTCTCCGCGGAGTTCAGCAGATGTCATTATCTAAACAGACGTCACCCCTCTGATCTTGCCTATTCTTCCCTTGAACCTCATGCCTATCCTTTCCTGAAACATCGCTTTCCCTACCGATCCGCAGGTGCAGTGTAGTTTTCTGTTCTCCTCTTGCCAGCGGGAATACTGAACTTCGCCGTTTTTTCACTTGCCAACTAGGCTCATAGTGGGGAATGATACTTGCGGAAAAGCTCACGCAGCAAAAAATCTCCGGCGCTCTTGAAGGAAGGCTGGCCAAGCGTCATGCTAAATAATGTCCGGTCGTGTGACTGCCGGGAAAGGTAAGCATTCCAAAAATCGGATAAGATGACACCCATTCCCACGGGAAATCAAGGGCGTGAGATACTTTCCCGGCCGGGAACAGAGTGGGCGTTCCAAGCCCAATGAGCTGGCACACGCCGGTGACTGGTTGTTCCCCCCTCTACTACCCAACGGCGAGGAGTGACATTATCATGGCCAAATCGCGCGGTGATTTCGCCGATGTTTTGCTTCGCAAGAAGGTCATCAGCCCCGAACAACTCGCTGAGGCGGAAAACACTGCCACAGCTCAAGGCCTCAAACTCCAGGATGCGCTGATCAAATTGAATTACGCCACGGCCAACGAGGTGATGGAGGCCATCGCCGAACACCACGGCCTGCAATTCGTGGACCTGACCCAAACGGAGATTCCCAAGGCGGTGATCGAATTGGTCCCAGAATCCATCGCCCGCGAAAACGTCGTGATTCCCTTAGCACTTGAGGGGAATAGCTTGAAAATCGTCACCGCGGACCCGACCAACTACGACACGATCCAGAAGCTGCAATTCATCCTGAATAAGGACATTGTCCCCGTCTTGGCAGTCCCCGAGCAGATCACCGAGGCCATCAACCGCTGTTACGGGCAAACCGAGACGGAATCAGTGGACTCGATGCTGGTGGAATTCACGGACACGGCAATCGAGTTCACCCAAACCGAATCGGTCAGCAGTTTGGCAGCCGCTGAAGATTCCGACGCCCCCGTGGTCCGCCTTTGCAATCTCCTGATCCAGGAAGCCATCAATCTGCGGGCTTCGGACATTCACATCGAACCGTTTGCCGACCGCGTCCGCATCCGCTACCGCATCGATGGGGTGCTGGTGGAACGGGATGCGGCACCACGCCGGTTGCTGGCCCCGCTTCTGTCCCGCCTCAAAATCATGGGCAACATCGACATTTCCGAAAAGCGGCGTCCCCAGGACGGACGGATCAAAATGACCGTCAACGGTCGACATTTCGACTTGCGGGTCAGTATCCTCCCCACCGTCCACGGTCAATCGGCGGTGATGCGTATCTTGGACCGCGGAAACATCCAAATCAATATCCGCGAACTCGGCTTTAGCGAGGAGGACTACATCAAATTCCAGCAGATTATTAAGAGGCCGAATGGTATTTTCCTGGTAACAGGGCCGACCGGTTCAGGGAAAACCACAACTCTATACGCTGCTCTTAACGAATTGAACCGTCCCGATCGCAAAATCATCACTGCGGAAGATCCAGTTGAATACTACCTTCCCGGTGTTAATCAGGTGGAGGTAAAACACAGCATTGGGCTAGACTTCGCTCGGATTATCCGGGCGATGCTGCGCCAAGCACCGAACATTATCCTCGTGGGCGAAATCCGTGACAAAGAAACGGCAGAAATCGCTGTGCAGGCATCCTTGACTGGACACTTGGTTTTTTCGACACTCCACACGAACGATGCGCCCTCTGCCATTACGCGATTGGTGGACATCGGTGTGCCGGCCTTCCTAATCGCCAGCTCCCTGATCGCCGTGATGGCCCAGCGCTTAGTTCGGGTCAACTGCGTCAAATGCAAGGAACCCTATACCCCCACCTCCTCCGAATTGCGGGCAGCGGCCATTACGCAGGACATGATCCAAAGGGCCAACTTTATGAAAGGTCGGGGATGCAATCACTGCCGGCAAACAGGATTCCGAGGCCGAACCGGTATTTTTGAACTCATGAAGATGACTTCCCTGTTGCGCGAACTGACCTTTGCTCAGGCCCCCACTCAGGAAATCCGCCGCAAAGCTCGCGCCGGCGGAATGAAGACCCTGCTCGACGACGGGGTGCAAAAGGTCCTCAAGGGAATCACCACTTTGGATGAAGTCCTCAGCATTTGCCATGCAGAGGTACTCCAGTTGGTGGAATCCCGC
It encodes the following:
- a CDS encoding class I SAM-dependent methyltransferase, whose product is MPGFYRLLGAAALASVMLGLTLVGAVPLRVSLYAQEKSVKPGINDAFKNPDINKYLKTFEGESREIYQQRQKIVGVCGLRAGMIVADIGAGTGLFTRLFAQEVGPEGKVYAVDISEKFLAYIERTCREAGLRNVITVQGSDVSPNLPSNSVDLVFICDTYHHFEYPFRMMTAIHKALKPQGRVVLIDFHRIPGKSSEWVLGHVRAGQEVFEKEILSCGFRRLREEKELGLKENYCLIFEKVSSDQQESPKSGK
- a CDS encoding PQQ-dependent sugar dehydrogenase, with the protein product MTATESPRSVCSPGIGPRGWRWVILVIAGVVAMGLSVPALPTGPRNPHPTVFGQSLAWGSHQVEQESSGTESPKESTIVPRKGPGWTTSRIKGSPDPPPPYRPVRIGRQLQFRKPLLIARTPLAEKRLYVGEEGGAIYAVTWPAEGNGEPRKDLVLDLRSAWAKGQLRPDERAAGIGLLYGLAFHPHFARNRLCFVCYTLVPKKPEGERFPDGTRVSRFRMLDTDPPRIDPSSEEVILTFVGGGHNGGDLHFGPDGMLYISTGDAAGPNPPDPLNTGQDCSDLLSSILRIDVDRRQEGRPYAIPPDNPFVGQAGIRGEIWAYGFRNPWRMSFDRQTGELWVGDVGWELWEMVHKVEKGGNYGWSIVEGRQPIKPDQKVGPTPIRPPLIELPHTIAASVTGGYVYRGQKFPELEGAYIFGDWETRRIWAARIADGRVRDMPELVKPSVRVVAFGEDAAGELYFLDYDTGYLYTLERNTAPAANEQFPTTLSATGLFENVREYRLAPGVFSFAPNARQWLDGAEAEWHIALPGLTFVTQFEQPRPLPGQVYWHNFHLQFPPDAVLVKTLSIRTDQGRKRIETQILHHDGEDWRGYSYWWRDDQSDADLVPAEGLERIFAVSDAQVLGGRRHWLWQVPSRAQCLACHNVWAEFTLAFNLAQLNGPGCTKANASGNQLLAFQRLGLIRRVDAQNRPLPPLEEQAASRLPALVNPYDARQSLERRARSYLHVNCAHCHRFGGGGGQVVLELELSKPLSQTGIYNERPRQGDFGLANARLLAPGEPGRSVLLYRVAKFGRGRMPHWGSEWPDRAAIELLSDWICSLGQHPPLTPDRDWNDLDRKLRHFPAVLRLLRGPHTPEEWQRLLTSAQRLEPGPMRDLFEGYFPPDPQGRKLGPNPKPQAILTLPGDPQRGQVLFRSSELKCLNCHKHSGQGNDLGPELTHIGRQRTRTELLTSLLEPSREIDPRYAVYLVRTEDERQLTGLLVQRSSQVLVLRDADNKEHRFRSQEVVSVTPSRLSLMPDGLLANLTPQQAADLLEFLVQSR
- a CDS encoding alpha/beta hydrolase family protein, with the protein product MWYHRYWLVGCVWFGVWCSVTISGERREEVQEALRQLTADVYPEKSAEGQALRQGWPRRLAEQLQQANRRSSEEWQRLQSREEWEAFRLQKLQRLRQGLNIPEAPPKPRRTVVTGTIAGEGYRIEKLVYESRPGLWVSANLYLPQQRRGRPAGLILVHSHHTPKWHGELQDMGIVWAKAGAAVLVPDLLGHGERRIHPFVDEKSFPGPFRPGRQDYYFRYNLALQLYLLGETLMGWMVHDLRCGVSVLLDHAGVDEKRIGILGSVAGGGDVAAVTAAVDERIKAAVIFNFGGPEPEDPYPLPEDAEASFPYAGSGSWESTRNLIRSAGDGFLPWVIVGSIAPRGLCYAHEFSWDRQRDPVWKRLQRIWNWYGAEKQLRSAQGKGRLTGKPPESTHCTHIGAVHRQAGVYQALEAWFGLKPPEAENTQRYSAAELTCWTPQARQTLQPQPWEEWLPRYAALQEPRQPSDKPLPNAEVLWQRWCQQHKQPVSAVPTSQVVRQQPWPGGVAHWVLLRNLDGMPIPVLFLSPPQADWQGHVVLVVCSQGKASFLKEKAAGVARLLQRGIAVCLVDVRDTGETATSRTPGRTSASTSHAATALMLGMAVEEFRLFDLLAVYHWLRRAVGADLRLNRKVERLALWGENLAPCQPADMLVAVPWDAPQLPPFADPSGPRLALMLSGVCSDVEAVYAPGDLATYRSVLESPFVYLPLAAIRPGLLRRESEGTDRDTPALALLSRARALRLEALVNSRNQAHSQKELDSLLSPLAKQRPASKPDFPARFVVQSDRSSAEVIADWLVRCLTP
- a CDS encoding DUF4058 family protein, with translation MPSPFPGMDPYLEDPKLWPEFQHQLVAALFQMLLPNLSDRYRARIACRQYTAEIPLFTSVIRENHQEEYLEIRQRSSQRLITLVEVVSPANRTTAEGRQIYLKQRQQAIAEGAATVEICLVLQGKPTLSYPRDGLPDFDYAVSVTRSGSPERYEIYTTTLQKRLPKFKLPLAPDDRDTLLDLQTAFSRAYDQTFRNAIDYSRPPHPDVPLSDEKRRWINDWLRQQNVR